CGCGGAGGCGCTCTACCGCGGCCTCCGCGAGGGCGGGTCGGGCCGGCGCCGGCTGCGGGCGACCCCCTCTTTCCGCCTCCGCCTGTGGCTCCTCTCCCTGGGGAGCGCGATGCCCCTGCTGCTGGTCGGCGTGGTCGATACCACCATGGCATGGAAAGCGGTCGCGCTGGCGCTCACCGCCGGGTTCGGCTGGGGCGGCGCCCGTCTGCTCACCCGCCCGCTGCAGCGACTGGTGGCACGGGCGGGCGAGACCATCGGCAATGCCGACCGCAGGCTGGCCGAATATGTCTATACCGGCCGTACCGACGAGTTCGGCACCCTCGGCCTGGCCCTGAAGGCCGCCAGGGCGGAGACCATCGCCGTCGCCGGACGGATGGAGGAGGCCTCCCGCACCCTGGGTCAGACCACGGAGGGACTGAACCGGGCGACGGGGGAGGCCGCGGCCGCCACCCGGCTGCTGCACGAGCAGACTGCGATGCTGGCCGCCGGCATGAACCAGATGTCCGTCAGCGCCCGGGAGGTGGCCGCCAACGCCAGGCAGGCGGCGGAGGCGGTCGCCGGCGCCGACCAGGAGGCCCGGGCCGGTGTC
This DNA window, taken from Acidobacteriota bacterium, encodes the following:
- a CDS encoding PAS domain-containing methyl-accepting chemotaxis protein, with the protein product MKLNLPVTGREEPVREDDIILSTTELSGVIKSVSPDFLRVSGFPEEELVGKSHNVVRHPDMPQAAFEDLWKTLKTGRPWIGMVKNRCRNGDRYWVDAFASPVYRDGEPVEYQSVRVRPEAEAVGRAEALYRGLREGGSGRRRLRATPSFRLRLWLLSLGSAMPLLLVGVVDTTMAWKAVALALTAGFGWGGARLLTRPLQRLVARAGETIGNADRRLAEYVYTGRTDEFGTLGLALKAARAETIAVAGRMEEASRTLGQTTEGLNRATGEAAAATRLLHEQTAMLAAGMNQMSVSAREVAANARQAAEAVAGADQEARAGV